In the genome of Coraliomargarita algicola, one region contains:
- a CDS encoding SGNH/GDSL hydrolase family protein, which produces MRIDEIDSNFRSQQIGDEVIHFLDARKAPFVVEGFPWSRTDQALYRLPPHFTKNEVNEGQLRLAHHTSGGVVRFATDARYIALRASLHENCDMDHMPRTGSMGFDLYRGHGADSIHVATVKPQRDQIQIEQIIVGNEAGMQEWLLHLPLYSGVDSLEIGVSPDAMIKEPMPHRIEAPVAFYGSSITQGACASRPGNAYPAMLCREMDVELINLGFAGAAHGEMSLAEAISELQLSAFVMDYDHNPATVEPLRATHEPFFKIIRERQPDLPILLISRCDFWDYKNTEACRERREVIRRTWRHANACGDQNVYFIDGEQLFGDRHRPWCTVDTCHPNDLGFYKIFEHVLPILKQALSNHSY; this is translated from the coding sequence ATGCGGATAGACGAGATTGATTCAAATTTTCGATCTCAACAGATCGGAGATGAAGTCATCCATTTCCTCGATGCGAGGAAAGCTCCCTTCGTTGTCGAAGGATTCCCTTGGTCGCGGACCGATCAAGCGCTGTATCGTTTGCCACCGCATTTTACGAAAAATGAAGTGAATGAAGGGCAACTGCGATTGGCACATCACACCAGTGGGGGAGTCGTCCGTTTTGCGACTGATGCTCGGTATATCGCTCTGCGCGCAAGCCTGCATGAGAACTGCGATATGGACCACATGCCACGCACGGGAAGCATGGGCTTTGACTTGTATCGTGGGCATGGGGCCGATTCGATTCATGTGGCCACTGTAAAGCCGCAGCGCGATCAGATTCAGATCGAGCAAATTATAGTGGGTAATGAGGCAGGCATGCAGGAGTGGTTGCTGCATCTGCCTTTGTATAGCGGTGTCGATTCGCTTGAAATCGGAGTGAGTCCCGACGCAATGATTAAAGAGCCGATGCCGCATCGAATCGAGGCTCCCGTCGCATTCTATGGCTCTTCGATCACCCAAGGCGCTTGCGCTTCGCGTCCCGGAAACGCCTATCCAGCCATGCTCTGCCGAGAGATGGACGTGGAGTTGATCAATCTTGGTTTTGCGGGGGCGGCCCACGGAGAGATGTCACTGGCAGAGGCGATCAGTGAGCTTCAGCTCAGTGCCTTCGTGATGGACTATGATCATAACCCCGCCACGGTGGAGCCCTTGCGAGCGACGCATGAACCCTTTTTTAAAATCATTCGAGAAAGACAGCCTGACTTGCCCATTCTCCTTATTTCACGCTGTGACTTTTGGGATTATAAAAATACCGAAGCCTGTCGCGAGCGACGCGAGGTGATTCGCCGTACGTGGCGTCATGCCAATGCGTGCGGAGACCAGAATGTTTACTTTATCGATGGCGAGCAACTCTTTGGTGATCGGCATCGTCCTTGGTGTACCGTCGATACCTGCCATCCAAATGATTTAGGCTTCTACAAAATCTTCGAGCATGTGCTTCCTATACTCAAGCAAGCGCTTTCAAACCATTCTTACTAA
- a CDS encoding beta-galactosidase — MSQSAPKNFFPVGASYAPLAKAREVSIDQWEEDIANMQELGLNVFRLFICWDRVEIQRGQRDFSRIDHAFDLAAKKGVKVLANVGGTFSSLQGIYSPRWLVNECGCTLLTPTQGATPELKANRFYLCYDDPTYQREAKAFIQEAVARYQNHPALLAWSGWNEPRLSECFCEHSIAAFRSFLKDKYHSLEGLMEAWSTEFPLRFDSWDEVYPQAQAGFEHGGYAPYIDWKSFVAGNRTNKFNLVQSWIKEVDATTPVISHIAVPSEADIFGEEDILGVSIYTVHRQGKIGEFTPYYFTFVQNAWRIQEGFQPNRADPDGFWVVETEAGPVSWVHGMQPYTYSPRKMNARDMHYIAFGARSLIRWLYRSRVSDAQAGEFNLVGWDGRVTPRAEEFGRLGQFLNQHADLFLNHHTDHSGVMILDSTDCSTLAAAEGYYGRYWTNVPYLYNAFLHIGVRPQVCNARQIMEGILDGVKVLYIPFRPYVSDAMASVLRSFVEAGGTLIAESPFAIKNMEGVHHEVTPGKMTDVFGAQVYDLGRIQEATCGGIPAADFKAEIDVQTALVEASFENGDPAIVSHRFGRGTAVLYASLLSNAYQLNEPFQAEDLKLPTISYAEGEAFRQELRQRVQAAGIEPAWELSDISDESRINIQVIIRQLPDGRRMIFILNMDDKANTCTLRIPGLNDVEEIGNSETECAVVLESDQIQVRLNEWGWTVLCG, encoded by the coding sequence ATGTCGCAGTCTGCCCCAAAAAATTTCTTCCCTGTAGGTGCTTCGTATGCGCCGCTCGCCAAAGCGCGTGAAGTCAGTATCGACCAATGGGAGGAGGATATAGCGAATATGCAGGAACTCGGGCTGAATGTTTTTCGGCTCTTCATTTGCTGGGATCGCGTTGAGATCCAACGCGGCCAACGTGATTTTTCGCGGATCGACCATGCTTTTGATCTGGCGGCTAAAAAGGGCGTCAAAGTCTTGGCCAACGTGGGCGGAACTTTCAGTAGCCTGCAGGGGATTTATTCGCCACGCTGGCTAGTCAATGAATGTGGTTGCACGCTTTTAACTCCAACGCAGGGAGCGACTCCTGAACTGAAGGCCAATCGCTTCTACCTGTGCTACGACGATCCGACTTATCAGCGCGAAGCAAAAGCTTTTATTCAAGAAGCGGTGGCCCGCTATCAGAATCATCCCGCGCTGTTGGCATGGTCGGGGTGGAATGAGCCGAGACTTTCTGAGTGTTTCTGTGAGCATTCGATCGCGGCGTTTCGTTCATTTCTGAAAGATAAGTATCACTCATTGGAGGGCTTGATGGAAGCGTGGAGCACCGAGTTTCCTCTCCGCTTCGATAGTTGGGACGAAGTCTACCCACAGGCACAGGCGGGCTTTGAGCATGGAGGCTATGCGCCCTATATTGACTGGAAATCTTTTGTCGCGGGTAATCGTACCAATAAGTTTAATCTAGTTCAGTCATGGATCAAAGAAGTCGATGCGACGACTCCAGTGATTTCACATATCGCAGTGCCGTCGGAGGCAGATATCTTTGGCGAAGAAGACATTCTTGGAGTGAGCATTTACACGGTGCATCGGCAGGGGAAGATCGGTGAGTTTACGCCCTATTACTTTACTTTTGTTCAGAATGCTTGGCGCATACAGGAAGGCTTTCAACCGAATCGGGCCGATCCCGATGGATTCTGGGTGGTGGAGACCGAGGCGGGGCCTGTGTCTTGGGTGCACGGTATGCAGCCCTACACCTATTCACCACGTAAGATGAATGCGCGGGATATGCACTATATTGCCTTTGGTGCCCGCTCGCTCATTCGTTGGCTCTACCGGAGTCGCGTGTCGGATGCCCAGGCAGGTGAGTTCAATCTGGTTGGCTGGGATGGACGCGTTACGCCGAGAGCCGAGGAGTTTGGGCGTTTGGGGCAGTTTCTCAATCAACATGCCGACTTATTTCTCAATCATCATACCGATCATTCAGGGGTGATGATTTTGGACTCCACGGATTGCTCGACCTTGGCGGCGGCCGAGGGGTATTATGGGCGCTATTGGACCAATGTCCCGTATTTATATAATGCCTTTCTGCACATCGGTGTGCGGCCTCAAGTTTGTAACGCACGCCAAATTATGGAGGGTATTTTGGACGGAGTGAAAGTGCTCTACATTCCATTTCGCCCCTATGTGTCCGATGCCATGGCGTCTGTTTTGCGTAGCTTTGTCGAGGCGGGCGGCACGCTGATCGCCGAGTCTCCCTTTGCCATCAAGAATATGGAAGGCGTCCATCATGAAGTGACTCCTGGGAAAATGACCGATGTGTTTGGGGCACAAGTTTATGATCTTGGCCGTATTCAAGAAGCGACTTGTGGCGGTATCCCTGCCGCTGATTTTAAGGCGGAAATCGATGTTCAAACTGCACTGGTTGAAGCGAGTTTTGAAAATGGAGATCCTGCAATTGTTAGTCACCGCTTTGGTCGTGGCACTGCCGTGCTCTATGCATCGCTTTTGAGTAATGCCTATCAACTCAATGAACCTTTTCAAGCTGAAGACCTCAAGCTGCCCACAATTAGCTACGCCGAAGGTGAAGCATTCCGACAAGAGTTACGCCAACGAGTTCAGGCGGCAGGGATTGAGCCCGCGTGGGAATTGAGTGACATCAGTGATGAGAGTCGCATCAATATACAGGTGATTATTCGGCAGTTACCTGATGGGCGCCGGATGATCTTTATTCTTAATATGGATGACAAAGCGAATACATGTACGCTCCGCATTCCTGGGCTGAATGATGTTGAGGAAATTGGAAATTCCGAGACCGAGTGTGCCGTTGTCCTTGAGTCGGATCAGATTCAAGTGCGTTTAAATGAATGGGGTTGGACGGTGTTATGCGGATAG
- a CDS encoding beta strand repeat-containing protein codes for MNKPLQFSSGLIGTCLAMTGLATVDLKADTVTWTSSVNGNWSDGANWDTSPNPPATSGDDIIFQAPAANYVSTVDATWATAGAVNSLTFSNGTTLDNYTLDTGANTLGIGAGGITNLRDASNGSVYLTGAIEATANQTWTQSSTNGNRGKLYMSADLSGSGDITISGVNGTAFYFDGGSSAAYDGNFILDGIGVLYLLGNDQVNRLGTNAIQWQNNSSTGVFYNNLSGADQALSMNTPIFFDSQSGGTRTIEFSGSLTGNSTMDITGAWTGELNGGFRIFNQEDALLVRFKQDGSTLTSSKGSGNQTNSAVYLTMGDFSIENNNAFGSGEDAVSISLGNGGATTQGLADASFTAIDGITVNSDLWANSVWNNTENAAMSNVVTIGVRDADATATFNGKLTVQRVSYNADVATMNKQRSPNVHLMAVGGSTASFTGDIVDDQYGEGFRYAPVIIDGGGAVILSGANSSYRGGTSVIEGTTFYANGGSGASGSTTGSGSLQVGYDSAAITGDMSSGQSYITGVDTSNLHVGQSLSGAGIAEGTFITYIHPTIAGRIELSEALTADGTGVSITVAAETGVLGGSGMIKPGVVNSVDQSISVASGSSIAPGNSIGTLTLNGADTSAALLTMDAGAAFNFEVDGSGGASDQLQFWNYVSGDLVLNNNDLNITLSGLSLRENTRYRYLSSTAMMAAPLLEAI; via the coding sequence ATGAACAAACCCCTACAATTCTCTAGTGGACTAATTGGTACCTGCCTGGCGATGACTGGTTTGGCCACTGTTGATCTCAAAGCCGATACTGTTACCTGGACGAGTTCTGTCAACGGAAACTGGAGCGATGGCGCCAACTGGGATACGAGCCCGAATCCTCCTGCGACCAGTGGAGACGATATCATCTTTCAGGCTCCAGCAGCAAATTACGTTAGCACGGTGGATGCCACATGGGCGACAGCGGGTGCTGTGAATAGTCTTACTTTTAGTAATGGCACGACTTTAGACAATTACACTCTGGATACGGGTGCGAATACGTTGGGTATCGGTGCGGGGGGGATTACGAATCTTCGCGATGCAAGCAATGGCAGTGTGTATCTCACGGGCGCGATTGAAGCGACTGCGAACCAGACTTGGACCCAGAGCTCAACGAATGGGAATCGTGGTAAGCTTTACATGTCCGCTGATTTAAGTGGTAGCGGCGATATTACGATATCCGGGGTCAACGGTACGGCCTTCTATTTTGATGGAGGGAGTTCGGCCGCTTATGACGGTAATTTTATTTTAGACGGCATTGGTGTGCTCTATCTCCTGGGCAACGATCAAGTCAACCGTTTGGGCACAAACGCCATTCAGTGGCAAAATAATAGTTCGACGGGCGTTTTTTATAACAATCTGTCTGGTGCGGACCAAGCGCTCAGTATGAACACGCCGATCTTCTTTGATTCACAGTCCGGAGGCACTCGGACTATTGAATTTTCGGGCTCTTTGACTGGAAACTCAACGATGGACATCACGGGGGCCTGGACGGGAGAACTCAACGGAGGCTTCCGTATTTTTAATCAGGAAGATGCTCTGCTGGTGCGCTTTAAACAGGATGGCTCAACTTTGACCTCTTCCAAAGGATCCGGGAATCAGACGAACTCTGCGGTTTATTTGACGATGGGCGACTTCTCAATCGAGAATAATAATGCGTTCGGTTCGGGCGAAGATGCGGTGAGTATTTCGTTGGGGAACGGTGGTGCGACCACGCAGGGCCTAGCGGACGCATCCTTTACCGCGATTGATGGCATTACGGTGAACTCTGATCTGTGGGCCAATTCTGTCTGGAACAACACAGAGAATGCGGCGATGTCGAATGTTGTGACGATCGGTGTGCGGGATGCGGATGCTACGGCCACCTTTAACGGGAAGCTGACGGTGCAGCGTGTGAGCTACAATGCAGATGTCGCAACGATGAATAAGCAGCGGAGTCCCAATGTGCACTTGATGGCCGTCGGCGGCTCAACTGCAAGCTTCACGGGTGACATTGTGGATGATCAATATGGAGAAGGTTTTCGTTATGCCCCGGTCATCATCGATGGCGGGGGGGCAGTCATTCTCTCCGGAGCCAATAGTAGTTACCGTGGAGGCACCAGTGTGATCGAAGGCACGACATTCTATGCGAATGGTGGTTCTGGAGCCTCGGGTTCGACAACAGGTTCTGGTAGTCTGCAGGTCGGTTATGATTCAGCTGCGATTACGGGGGATATGAGCTCGGGGCAGTCTTATATCACCGGAGTGGATACCAGCAACTTACACGTCGGGCAGAGCCTCTCTGGTGCTGGCATTGCTGAAGGCACATTTATCACCTACATTCATCCGACGATTGCGGGGCGCATTGAACTATCGGAAGCACTGACCGCAGACGGCACCGGAGTCTCTATAACAGTCGCGGCGGAAACGGGTGTGCTCGGCGGTTCGGGCATGATTAAGCCAGGCGTCGTCAATAGTGTCGATCAATCGATTTCAGTGGCCAGTGGCTCATCGATTGCACCAGGGAACAGCATCGGCACCTTGACCTTAAACGGAGCCGATACGAGTGCAGCCTTGCTGACCATGGATGCCGGAGCGGCCTTCAATTTCGAGGTGGATGGCTCTGGGGGTGCCTCTGATCAATTGCAGTTTTGGAATTATGTTTCAGGGGATCTCGTGCTGAATAATAATGACCTGAACATTACCCTTTCGGGACTGAGCTTGCGGGAGAATACACGGTATCGCTATTTGAGTTCTACAGCGATGATGGCAGCACCATTATTGGAAGCGATTTGA
- a CDS encoding PEP-CTERM sorting domain-containing protein (PEP-CTERM proteins occur, often in large numbers, in the proteomes of bacteria that also encode an exosortase, a predicted intramembrane cysteine proteinase. The presence of a PEP-CTERM domain at a protein's C-terminus predicts cleavage within the sorting domain, followed by covalent anchoring to some some component of the (usually Gram-negative) cell surface. Many PEP-CTERM proteins exhibit an unusual sequence composition that includes large numbers of potential glycosylation sites. Expression of one such protein has been shown restore the ability of a bacterium to form floc, a type of biofilm.) — MPEPSMFALVSIVLGSTVMLRRRRG, encoded by the coding sequence GTGCCTGAGCCAAGTATGTTTGCTTTGGTGAGCATCGTTCTCGGGTCAACTGTGATGCTGCGTCGCCGTCGCGGGTAG
- a CDS encoding GH1 family beta-glucosidase — translation MNQKDFTWGVATAAHQIEGAWLADGKGLNIWDAFSHTPGKITNGDTADVACDHYHRYQEDIELIEQLGVSGYRFSISWSRILPQGRGEVNQAGIDFYNRLIDGLLAKGITPFVTLYHWDLPLTLQLEDDGWLNYSTAEAFAEYAQVCFRAFGDRVTQWMTFNESWCTAVLGHGMGVFAPGRSSVTEPYLVAHNLMLAHGLAAKAFREGGYAGQIGIANNCDFREPLTDSAEDQAAAQEALEFFYGWFTDPLVFGDYPAIMRERVGDRLPRFTAEQSDLLKGSADFLGLNHYTTHYASRRPVDENGVAAENGNGGMDTDQCVHLSADPKWPTTSMGWYVVPWGLRKMLNWIEQRYNGLPVYVTENGCSVADNDPASAVGDHFRADFIERYTAELKQARDEDGVNVKGYFCWTLMDNFEWTRGYDMRFGLIFCDFNTQERIPKASYHAYQKLIERDLAQ, via the coding sequence ATGAATCAGAAAGACTTCACATGGGGCGTAGCGACGGCTGCACATCAAATCGAGGGCGCTTGGCTAGCAGATGGCAAGGGGCTGAATATCTGGGATGCGTTTAGCCATACACCTGGTAAGATCACAAATGGAGATACCGCAGATGTGGCCTGCGATCATTACCATCGTTATCAGGAAGATATCGAGTTGATCGAGCAATTAGGCGTGAGTGGCTATCGCTTCTCCATCAGCTGGTCGCGTATCCTACCACAAGGACGTGGTGAGGTGAACCAAGCTGGGATTGATTTCTATAATCGTCTAATTGATGGTCTGTTGGCCAAGGGAATCACTCCATTTGTTACCCTCTATCACTGGGATTTGCCTCTGACGCTTCAGCTGGAGGACGATGGTTGGCTCAATTACTCCACCGCGGAAGCGTTTGCCGAATATGCGCAGGTATGTTTTCGCGCCTTTGGTGACCGTGTCACACAATGGATGACTTTTAACGAGAGCTGGTGCACTGCGGTGCTGGGACACGGAATGGGGGTCTTTGCGCCCGGTCGCTCTTCGGTCACGGAGCCTTATTTAGTCGCACATAACTTGATGTTGGCGCACGGTTTAGCGGCTAAGGCTTTTCGGGAGGGGGGGTATGCCGGCCAAATCGGGATCGCCAATAACTGTGACTTTCGAGAGCCATTAACGGACTCGGCGGAAGACCAAGCGGCGGCTCAAGAAGCGCTAGAGTTCTTTTATGGTTGGTTCACCGATCCATTGGTCTTTGGCGATTATCCAGCCATTATGAGAGAGCGCGTGGGCGATCGTCTACCTAGATTTACTGCGGAGCAAAGTGATCTTTTGAAGGGCTCCGCAGATTTTCTTGGGCTGAATCATTATACCACCCATTATGCCTCACGTAGACCTGTCGATGAGAACGGCGTCGCGGCGGAGAATGGTAATGGAGGTATGGATACCGATCAGTGCGTGCACCTAAGTGCGGATCCAAAGTGGCCGACCACTAGTATGGGCTGGTATGTGGTGCCATGGGGCCTGCGTAAAATGCTTAATTGGATTGAGCAGCGCTATAATGGTTTGCCTGTGTATGTTACGGAGAATGGTTGCTCTGTAGCGGATAACGATCCAGCGTCGGCTGTCGGCGATCATTTTCGTGCAGATTTTATTGAGCGTTATACTGCAGAGCTGAAGCAGGCTCGGGATGAAGATGGCGTGAATGTGAAAGGCTACTTCTGCTGGACTTTGATGGATAATTTTGAATGGACGCGTGGCTACGACATGCGCTTTGGTTTGATATTCTGTGACTTTAATACACAGGAGCGTATTCCAAAGGCATCCTACCATGCATATCAGAAATTGATAGAGCGCGATCTTGCGCAGTAA
- a CDS encoding PEP-CTERM sorting domain-containing protein, with product MKRLPNDLSKLLLMVAALPVHAATVTWTGTTDGNWSEGTNWDSGAPSLINDDDILFQALTSGDVVSTVDSSWSVNSVTFEADNSAHSYTLDTGATTLSVGAGGITTNRPNTSNGHVTISGSLEATANQTWHVESSSWNRGRLMISSDISGSGDIEITGAKGGAVFFQSGVSTGYTGAFTLSGGGIRLLGISQLSRLGSNALTWNTTDLGALSIGNLFGADQALSFATPIHFAETGTQNRSIQIESNTTGDSSIAFTGNWTGNLNQNLTILSTGIVTRFLQDGSTLTSTKGNANQTNSALFLSTGEFSVENANAFGAGNSLSISLGVQNGTSASRTQTSLWLADGLSMASDLFANRNWSNNVDTARSDLIKIGTNAENADVTFTGNIRLETTTYNAVEADFNKNREANVHLVAGSGSTATFSGDILEYNTSSGDHRYVPVIVEGGGSVIISGDNNTYRGGTSVINGTTLYANGGSGASGSSTGQGGLKVGYDAAAITGDMTSGQSIITGVDTSHLHVGQSISGTGIVEGTVITYIHPTIAGRIEISNNITTDGTGVSITAAAETGVLGGSGVIKPDVVNGVDQSISVASGSSIAPGNSIGTLTLNGADTSAALLTMDAGAAFNFEVDGSGGASDQLQFWNYVSGDLVLNNNDLNITLSGTELAGEYTVALFEFYSDSGSTIAGSDLTSGLVLNLGEGLGGGTLNFNGGTGSIELTYTVVPEPSMFALVSAVLGATVILRRRG from the coding sequence ATGAAACGACTCCCAAACGATTTATCTAAACTATTGTTAATGGTGGCAGCCTTACCAGTTCATGCCGCAACCGTCACGTGGACGGGGACAACGGATGGCAATTGGAGTGAGGGGACGAATTGGGATTCAGGCGCGCCTTCTCTTATCAATGACGATGATATTCTCTTCCAAGCGTTGACTAGTGGCGATGTTGTCAGCACTGTAGATAGTTCATGGTCAGTCAATAGCGTGACCTTTGAGGCGGATAATTCAGCCCACAGTTATACCTTAGATACGGGGGCCACTACACTGAGTGTGGGAGCTGGAGGAATTACCACGAATCGTCCGAATACCTCCAATGGGCATGTGACCATCTCGGGAAGTTTGGAGGCGACTGCCAATCAAACTTGGCATGTGGAGTCGAGTAGTTGGAACCGCGGGCGCTTGATGATTTCCTCTGACATTTCGGGTTCTGGAGATATTGAAATCACTGGTGCCAAAGGAGGTGCAGTCTTTTTTCAATCAGGAGTGAGCACGGGCTACACGGGTGCCTTTACTTTGAGTGGTGGCGGTATTCGCTTGCTGGGGATTTCACAGTTGTCACGTTTAGGATCGAATGCACTCACTTGGAATACGACTGATTTGGGGGCTCTGAGTATTGGAAATCTTTTTGGTGCGGATCAGGCGCTGAGCTTTGCGACTCCGATTCATTTTGCAGAGACAGGTACGCAGAATAGATCGATACAAATTGAGTCGAATACCACGGGTGACTCATCCATTGCTTTTACGGGTAATTGGACGGGTAATCTCAATCAAAATTTGACGATTTTATCGACTGGAATCGTGACTCGTTTCCTACAGGACGGTTCGACTTTAACTTCGACAAAGGGCAATGCTAATCAGACGAATTCGGCGCTCTTTTTGTCGACTGGTGAATTCTCTGTGGAGAATGCGAATGCATTCGGTGCAGGAAATTCTTTGAGTATATCCTTGGGGGTACAAAACGGCACGTCAGCTAGTCGCACACAAACCAGTTTATGGCTTGCCGATGGTTTATCGATGGCCTCCGATTTATTTGCCAATCGTAATTGGAGTAACAACGTCGATACGGCTCGTTCGGATTTGATTAAAATCGGAACCAATGCAGAGAATGCGGATGTGACATTTACTGGTAATATCCGGTTGGAAACAACTACCTACAATGCTGTTGAGGCGGACTTTAACAAGAACCGTGAAGCGAATGTTCACTTAGTGGCTGGCAGTGGATCAACCGCAACCTTTAGTGGTGATATTTTAGAGTATAATACGAGTTCTGGTGATCACCGTTATGTGCCAGTCATTGTAGAAGGTGGGGGCTCTGTTATTATTTCGGGTGATAACAATACTTATCGAGGTGGCACGAGCGTCATCAATGGAACGACTCTATACGCCAATGGTGGTTCGGGTGCTTCCGGTAGTTCGACGGGGCAGGGCGGCCTCAAAGTCGGATATGATGCGGCTGCTATTACTGGAGATATGACGAGCGGACAGTCGATTATCACGGGTGTCGATACGAGTCATCTCCACGTTGGACAGAGTATCTCAGGGACTGGCATTGTGGAGGGCACTGTCATTACTTATATTCATCCCACGATCGCAGGTCGTATTGAGATTTCGAATAATATCACAACAGATGGCACCGGAGTCTCCATAACAGCGGCCGCGGAAACGGGTGTCCTCGGTGGTTCGGGCGTTATTAAGCCAGACGTCGTCAATGGTGTGGATCAATCGATTTCAGTCGCCAGTGGTTCATCGATTGCACCAGGAAACAGCATCGGCACCTTGACCTTAAACGGTGCCGATACGAGTGCAGCCTTGCTGACCATGGATGCGGGAGCGGCCTTCAATTTCGAGGTGGATGGCTCTGGAGGGGCCTCCGATCAGTTACAGTTTTGGAACTATGTCTCGGGAGATCTTGTGCTGAATAATAATGACCTGAACATTACACTTTCGGGGACTGAGCTTGCGGGAGAATACACCGTCGCTCTATTTGAATTTTATAGCGACAGTGGCAGCACCATCGCTGGAAGCGATTTGACGAGTGGACTGGTTCTTAATCTAGGCGAAGGCCTTGGCGGTGGCACTCTGAATTTCAATGGTGGCACCGGATCGATTGAGCTGACATACACTGTCGTGCCTGAGCCGAGTATGTTTGCTTTGGTGAGCGCCGTGCTCGGGGCAACTGTGATTTTGCGTCGTCGCGGGTAG
- a CDS encoding substrate-binding domain-containing protein: MTTPLKIAICISHQYEFTRQRTVGAGQYAIERGWDVEIIQSASIESLHAIENTNIDGIITFGCDQNLSRWAESRRIPIIETARPIHPEYPHPCVVPDEAQIGRLAFEHLSLNPRAALAFIGNTSNPHSIARQAGFEKQVLAADLELRVLDTDNASTTKAIVPWLQALPTPTAIFTFDCTLGRKLIEACKLAGKAIPESISVLTVGQDEILCSLIQPPMSSIQIPSRRIGQQAAMLLEKRIHGEATPSITLVEASEIIARRSTRADYSDDPLVRKALEYITSKCHQALSVSEVAMAVGTNRRTLERRFNSNRGRSIHSEISARRIEKARELLRSSSLPIESIAEDLQYSSAASFSRAFKAATGCPPKLIRKK; this comes from the coding sequence ATGACCACGCCCTTAAAAATCGCGATTTGTATCAGTCATCAATATGAGTTCACGCGTCAGCGCACTGTCGGTGCGGGCCAATACGCAATCGAACGAGGTTGGGATGTCGAAATCATCCAATCAGCTAGCATCGAATCACTTCATGCCATCGAGAATACGAACATCGATGGCATCATCACCTTTGGTTGCGATCAGAACTTAAGCCGTTGGGCGGAATCCCGAAGGATCCCAATTATAGAAACCGCACGCCCGATTCATCCAGAATACCCACACCCTTGCGTGGTGCCAGATGAAGCCCAGATCGGTCGATTAGCTTTTGAGCACCTGTCGTTGAATCCTAGAGCCGCTCTTGCCTTTATAGGAAACACCAGCAACCCGCATTCGATCGCCCGGCAAGCCGGCTTTGAGAAACAAGTCCTCGCGGCAGACCTCGAGCTGCGCGTATTGGATACGGACAATGCAAGCACTACCAAAGCGATCGTACCTTGGTTACAAGCGCTCCCCACCCCGACGGCCATTTTCACCTTCGACTGCACGCTCGGTAGAAAACTCATCGAGGCATGCAAATTGGCAGGAAAAGCCATCCCGGAAAGCATCAGCGTACTCACTGTCGGGCAGGATGAAATCCTCTGCAGTTTGATTCAGCCCCCCATGTCGAGTATCCAGATCCCCAGTCGACGCATCGGCCAGCAAGCCGCCATGCTCCTTGAAAAACGCATCCATGGAGAAGCCACGCCAAGTATCACCTTAGTGGAAGCTTCTGAGATCATTGCACGACGCTCGACCCGTGCGGATTACAGCGACGATCCACTCGTCCGCAAAGCCTTGGAGTATATCACCTCCAAGTGCCATCAAGCACTCTCTGTATCAGAGGTCGCGATGGCCGTCGGCACGAACCGCAGAACACTCGAACGACGCTTCAATAGCAATCGAGGTCGAAGCATCCATAGCGAAATTTCCGCACGTCGCATCGAGAAGGCCAGAGAATTACTCCGCTCTTCTTCGCTGCCGATAGAAAGCATTGCGGAGGATTTGCAGTATTCGTCTGCCGCCTCATTTTCGAGGGCCTTTAAGGCGGCGACTGGCTGCCCCCCCAAACTGATTCGCAAGAAATAA